The sequence TGTTCACTTTCCAATTTAATTTTCACCTCCTATAACCCACCGGATATTCCTTGCTTACGGATCATCAGAAAATGAATGACCATCGAAAAAATGGCAATCACAGGTAAAACTACAATATGCAGAGCATAAAACCTTGTTAAGGTATAACCCGTAACCTTGCTGCCCGCTTGGCTCAAGAGCAGCAACTTTTCCCCAAGCCAAGGAATTGATCCCATGATTTTTGTACCGATGACTGCAGCCCAATACCCCAATTGATCCCAGGGCAAAAGATAACCGGTAAAGCAAAAGGCAAAGACAACTATCAGCAGGCACGCTCCGATAATCCAGTTTAGTTGACGCGGGGGCTTATATGAACCCGTATAAATGACTCTCAACATATGAGCGAGGACAGTGATTACCATAAGGTTAGCCGCTATATTATGGATTGAGCGAATCGCCGCTCCCATCCAAACATCTTGTTCAATGAAAATCACACTTTCATAAGCCAACTCCGGTGTCGGCTTGTAGTAAATCGCCAGTAAAATCCCCGTAATAATTTGAATTAGAAAGAGTAAGAATGTTATTCCCCCGAAGCAAAACATATAACTTCGAGCATGTTTAGGCACTGGATGACTCGCAAGGTCCTTAAACATGTCTGTCAAGCTTGCTTCACTGTTTTTTACATTTTCCTTGCTATTAATAGCCACAATTAAGCCTCCTTCAGTTGAGCCATGACAATCCCTTCTTCCAACCAGGTTGCCAATTTGAGCAGAGGTTTTGGCGGCGGTCCTTTCACCACATCTCCTTTGGCATTATAGATTCCGCCATGGCACGGACACTCGAACTGCTGTGCTTCGGCATTCCACGATACGATACAGCCAAGATGAGTACAGACCCGAGAGAAAGCCAAGATTTCTCCTTCTCGCTTAAATAGCAGCGCCGGAGCCCCATCATACACAAACTCCAGCGGCTCGTCCTGAATATCTGCTTCTTTAATGACCGCCATTTTGGGAGGGGTTGGCATTAATGATTGGGGGGGATTAAGAGTTCCAGCAAGTAAAGTCATCGGGGTTACGACGGCTAAGCCCAGCGGTATACTCGCTGTTAAGGTTAGAAATTGACGTCGGGTTATCTTTCGACTATTACTGGTATTCTCCACGGTTTTCCATCACCTCCCTGTTCTCTAAAACTAAGGATCGCCATATATAAACGGAAATAGCTGTACATATAAAAATCATCCCACTTAAGATACTGACCCACTGGGAATTCCCAGCAATATAACTTTTAACAACCATCATGGCGAACATAAGAGATGCCCATGCGTCTAAGCCAACCAGCAGTAACCCGTAGGAAGACTGATCTTCTTGAACAAGGCTCATCTGGCCCGCCCCCCTTTCATCCGTTCTATCTATCTCGGATATGTTTTTTGCAGATAATCCTCTATTTCCTTTGTTTGATCATCCGTAACAAAGGCCCCAAAACTGCGCATTTGGGTTATAACCTCCGGCCATGGCAAAGTGCCGCTGTAATTTTGTACTCTACTGGCATCGTGGCATGTGGTACAAACCGATTGAAATGTTAGATATTCCTTTCCTCCCTGCTTTTCTTTAGGTATAGGCTGGGCATAGGATGACATCGCTGACAGCCCTATTGCCGTGCCCACCATCATCATAGTAATTCCTGTGGCAATCTTCTTAGAAAATCCTTTTGCCAAATTTCATCACCTCCTTTAACGGGAGCACTGG comes from Desulfosporosinus meridiei DSM 13257 and encodes:
- the extP gene encoding selenite/tellurite reduction operon b-type cytochrome ExtP, which codes for MFKDLASHPVPKHARSYMFCFGGITFLLFLIQIITGILLAIYYKPTPELAYESVIFIEQDVWMGAAIRSIHNIAANLMVITVLAHMLRVIYTGSYKPPRQLNWIIGACLLIVVFAFCFTGYLLPWDQLGYWAAVIGTKIMGSIPWLGEKLLLLSQAGSKVTGYTLTRFYALHIVVLPVIAIFSMVIHFLMIRKQGISGGL
- a CDS encoding ubiquinol-cytochrome c reductase iron-sulfur subunit; translated protein: MENTSNSRKITRRQFLTLTASIPLGLAVVTPMTLLAGTLNPPQSLMPTPPKMAVIKEADIQDEPLEFVYDGAPALLFKREGEILAFSRVCTHLGCIVSWNAEAQQFECPCHGGIYNAKGDVVKGPPPKPLLKLATWLEEGIVMAQLKEA